From the Peptococcus niger genome, the window CATTGTACTGGGCGTCCAACCGCAGCAATTTTTTCTCACTCGGATAATAAAAATACACCGGCTGGCTGCCCTTGTGCCCCTGCAAAACCGCTAGAAGTTCTTCCTCCTGGTGCTTGCTGTGCACCTTGACAAAAAGGGCCAGATTCCCCTGCAGCTTGGAAGCTGCCGGTTCCGCCCCCTCTTCCACCGCTGCCGAGGAGGACTGAAGCTCGTTTAAGGGACGAATGTCATTGACAAAGCATTTCTTTTCGTCTTCTTCCGGCTGATACTTGCCGCTGATGAGGACAATTTCGCCATCTTCCAAGTACCGGCGCAAATCGCTTAAGGCCCGCGGAAAAACGAGCAAATTTAAGCTGCCTGTTTCATCTTCAAGGCTGGCATAAGCCATCAAGTCCCCCTTCTTGGTGGTTTGAAAACGAACACCCGATAAAATCCCGCCCAGGGTAATGCGCTGGCCCTCCTGCCGGTCTTCTAAGTCGGCAATGGTGCCGGACCGATGACGCCGCAGGATGTCCCGATAATTGTCCAGGGGATGACCGCTGACGTATATGCCCAGCAGCTCTTTTTCCATGCGCAGGTGCTCTGCCTTGGCATAGTCTGCCACATCCGGCAGGGGAATGGTCGCCATCTGGGCCGCCGGGTCTATATCGGCCACATCGAAAAGAGAGACCTGGTCTGAATGGGTGGCCTTTTGCAGGGCCTGCCCTTCAGCCACACACTCGTTTAAAATCGCCAAAAGCGCCCGCTTATTCGGCGTAAGCGACTGAAAAGCCCCGCCCCGAATCAGACTTTCCAAGACCCGCTTGTTCACACCCCGCGACAGGTCTACCCGCCGGCAGAAATCCTGCAGCGATTGGAAGGGGCCCTCGGCTTCTCGTGCCTCTATAATGGCTGCCACCGGCCCATCGCCGACGCCGCGGATGGCCTTAAGGCCAAAGCGAATGCCGGTCGAGGTCACCGTAAAGCCATTGCCGCTTTCGTTAATGTCCGGCGGCAAAACGGGAATGCCCAAGTCCACACATTCCTTAATGTAGAAGGTCACCTTATCCGCATTGTCCACAAAGGAATTCAGCAATTCAGCCATAAATTCAGCCGGATAATGGCATTTAAGCCAGGCCGTTTGAAAGGCTAAGACCCCGTAAGCGGCACTGTGGCTCTTATTAAACCCGTAGCCGGCAAAGTACTCAATCAGTGAAAAAATATGCGCCGCCTGGTCCCGTTCGACGCCGTTCTTCTGAGCCCCTTCAATAAATTGGGTCCGAAAGCCCTCAATGATTTCCGGTTTTTTCTTGCCCATGGCCCGGCGCAGCATGTCCGCTTCTCCTAAGCTGAAGCCGGACAAGCGGCTGGCAATCTGCATCACCTGCTCCTGGTAAAGGATGACCCCGTAGGTCGGCTCCAGAATGGTTTCCAAGAGGGGGTGGGGGTATTCAATCTCTTTTTCACCGTGCTTGCGCGCAATGAAATCATCAACCATACCGCTGCCCAGGGGGCCCGGTCGATACAGGGCCACCAAGGCGATGACGTCTTCCAGGGAAGTGGGCCTCAAGTCTTTAAGCACGACCCGTAAGCCACTGCCTTCCAACTGAAAAATGCCCAAAGAATCGCCGCGGGAAAGCATGGCGTAGGTATCCGGGTCATTTTCATCAATGGTCTGGAAGTCAACCCTTACCCCGTGGCGGGCGGCAATCAATTCGATGGTCTTATTGACCACCGTCAGGGTCCGCAAGCCCAGGAAGTCCATTTTCAAAAGACCGATTTCCTCTACTTCATCTTTTGAAAACTGGGTGATCACCGACCCGTCTTCACCGCCATTTTGCAGAGGCAGGTAACAATCCATCGGTTCACGGCTGATCACCACGCCTGCCGCATGGGTGCCGGCATGGCGGGGCAGGCCTTCCAGCCGCTGGGCCATGCGAATCATGGCATCAATCCGCTCATCCTCTGCCATGGCCTGACGCAAGTCCGGCGCGGCACTCAAGGCCTTATCAAGGGTCATGCCCAATTCCATGGGAATCAGCTTGCAAACGCGGTTAACCGTTGACAGGGGCACATCCATAACCCGGCCAACATCCCGGACCGCCCCCCGCGCCGCCATGGTGCCGAAGGTGATGATCTGCGATACGTGGTCTGCCCCGTATTTGCGGGTTACATAGTCAATCACTTCACCGCGCCGCTCATAACAAAAGTCAATGTCAATGTCCGGCATGTTGACCCGTTCGGGATTTAAAAAGCGCTCAAAGAGCAGGTTGTAGCGGATTGGGTCCACTGCCGTAATCCCCAAGGCATAGGCCACCAGGCTGCCGGCCGCCGAGCCCCGTCCCGGGCCAACGTAAATGCCCTGGCGCTTGGCGTAGTCCACAAAATCCCAGACGATCAAAAAATAGGCTTCATACCCCATATGCCCGATAACCGACAGTTCCATATCTAAGCGCTCCAGCAAGGGGGCATCGACGGTATCGTAGCGGTCGGTCAAGCCTTGGAGGCAGAGCTGGCGCAAATACGCGCCGGTGCTGAGCCCGTCCGGGACCTCAAAATAGGGCATATGGTTGTGGCCAAAGACAAAGTCAAATTGACAGCGGTCGGCGATGGCCACCGTCCGGTCTAAAGCCGCCGCCTGCCCGGGAAAAGCCGCCGCCATTTCATCATAACTTTTTAAATAAAACTCATTGTTGTCAAAGCGCATCCGGTCCGGAT encodes:
- a CDS encoding DNA polymerase III subunit alpha encodes the protein MKPFVHLHNHTAFSLLDGAGRIEDEVKRAAELGMPALAITDHGVMYGAVQFYKSCRANGIKPIIGCEVYVARRSRFQKEGGRDEKPYHLILLAENETGYHNLCKLVTLSYLEGFYYKPRVDRDLLAAHHEGLICLSACLGGELPQCLLNGDEEGAREAAIWYRDTFGPEHFYLELQNHGLPEQQVVNDGLLRLSRALGLETVCTNDNHYVKREDAQVQDVMLCIQTGKRQDDPDRMRFDNNEFYLKSYDEMAAAFPGQAAALDRTVAIADRCQFDFVFGHNHMPYFEVPDGLSTGAYLRQLCLQGLTDRYDTVDAPLLERLDMELSVIGHMGYEAYFLIVWDFVDYAKRQGIYVGPGRGSAAGSLVAYALGITAVDPIRYNLLFERFLNPERVNMPDIDIDFCYERRGEVIDYVTRKYGADHVSQIITFGTMAARGAVRDVGRVMDVPLSTVNRVCKLIPMELGMTLDKALSAAPDLRQAMAEDERIDAMIRMAQRLEGLPRHAGTHAAGVVISREPMDCYLPLQNGGEDGSVITQFSKDEVEEIGLLKMDFLGLRTLTVVNKTIELIAARHGVRVDFQTIDENDPDTYAMLSRGDSLGIFQLEGSGLRVVLKDLRPTSLEDVIALVALYRPGPLGSGMVDDFIARKHGEKEIEYPHPLLETILEPTYGVILYQEQVMQIASRLSGFSLGEADMLRRAMGKKKPEIIEGFRTQFIEGAQKNGVERDQAAHIFSLIEYFAGYGFNKSHSAAYGVLAFQTAWLKCHYPAEFMAELLNSFVDNADKVTFYIKECVDLGIPVLPPDINESGNGFTVTSTGIRFGLKAIRGVGDGPVAAIIEAREAEGPFQSLQDFCRRVDLSRGVNKRVLESLIRGGAFQSLTPNKRALLAILNECVAEGQALQKATHSDQVSLFDVADIDPAAQMATIPLPDVADYAKAEHLRMEKELLGIYVSGHPLDNYRDILRRHRSGTIADLEDRQEGQRITLGGILSGVRFQTTKKGDLMAYASLEDETGSLNLLVFPRALSDLRRYLEDGEIVLISGKYQPEEDEKKCFVNDIRPLNELQSSSAAVEEGAEPAASKLQGNLALFVKVHSKHQEEELLAVLQGHKGSQPVYFYYPSEKKLLRLDAQYNVAQSEAVLKELRLYLPYDDVAFTAQGGGKA